A genomic segment from Roseibium algicola encodes:
- a CDS encoding HAD family hydrolase, with protein MVSGLLGASVWISGALAQTDPLPSWNDGANKQAIVEFVEAVTSEGGADFVAPGERIATFDNDGTLWVEHPMYTQLAFAFDRVKALAPDHPEWKTTQPYQAVLENDMEALGKAGEKGLMEILAVTHASMSTAEFEKTVTDWIATARHPKFDKPYTELVYQPMLELLAYLRANDFKTFIVSGGGIEFMRPWTESVYGIPTEQVVGSSIVTEYKVVDGVPTLMRTPKIAFVDDKAGKPVGILTHIGKRPLAAFGNSDGDYQMLQYTTAGSGKRLGMFVHHDDADREYAYDRDTHFGSLNKGLDDAPKEGWHIISMKDDWKQIFPE; from the coding sequence ATGGTCTCCGGCCTGTTGGGAGCAAGCGTCTGGATATCGGGTGCCCTTGCACAAACCGACCCGCTGCCATCGTGGAACGATGGCGCGAACAAGCAGGCGATCGTCGAATTCGTCGAAGCCGTAACGAGCGAAGGTGGCGCGGATTTCGTGGCACCGGGAGAGCGGATCGCAACCTTCGACAATGACGGCACCTTGTGGGTCGAGCATCCCATGTACACCCAGCTTGCCTTCGCATTTGACCGGGTGAAGGCATTGGCGCCGGACCACCCGGAATGGAAGACGACCCAGCCTTACCAGGCCGTTCTCGAAAACGACATGGAAGCCCTCGGCAAGGCCGGTGAAAAGGGATTGATGGAGATCCTCGCTGTCACTCATGCCAGCATGAGCACTGCCGAGTTCGAAAAGACGGTCACCGACTGGATCGCAACTGCCAGGCACCCGAAATTCGACAAGCCCTACACCGAGCTTGTCTATCAGCCGATGCTGGAACTTCTCGCATATCTGCGCGCAAACGACTTCAAGACCTTCATCGTTTCCGGTGGCGGCATCGAATTCATGCGTCCCTGGACGGAGAGCGTTTACGGGATACCAACCGAACAGGTGGTCGGCTCATCGATTGTCACTGAATACAAGGTTGTCGACGGCGTTCCCACCTTGATGCGGACACCCAAGATTGCCTTTGTCGACGACAAGGCTGGCAAACCTGTCGGCATCCTCACCCACATCGGCAAGCGTCCGTTGGCAGCCTTCGGCAACTCCGACGGCGATTATCAGATGCTGCAATACACGACTGCCGGTTCCGGCAAGCGCCTCGGCATGTTTGTCCATCATGATGATGCAGATAGAGAATATGCTTATGATCGTGATACCCATTTCGGGTCGCTGAACAAGGGGCTGGACGACGCCCCGAAGGAAGGTTGGCATATCATCAGCATGAAAGACGATTGGAAGCAGATCTTTCCGGAATAG
- a CDS encoding multiheme c-type cytochrome translates to MLFTRLLVALLAVLWFQSANAAENLSAAVPDYAGTATCTGCHKAEAGAWRASHHSKAWMEPGPDTVDANFDNSQFTHKGRTNRFFTRDGDYFIETSDVPGKTQTFKVIGVDGIAPLQQYLVETEPGRVQSFDVVWDQQNKRWYHLYGDDAPPPEDGLHWTGPYKNWNARCAECHATGFEKNYDPATRTYSSRQAEIGVGCEACHGPGAAHLAWAKDPETYGKSPFPGTGPTGLLPVFAKGQPEAEIQQCAGCHSRREAFEDGNPVPGTPFHDAYRLSPLREGLYHADGQILDEVYVYGSFLQSKMYAKGVSCSNCHEPHSGELRAEGNAVCTQCHSSAGNEAFPSLTGKLYDDPSHHFHQPETPGAECKSCHMIERVYMGIDGRRDHSFRVPRPDLSEKLGTPNACNDCHTDKSAAWAAGELEKRFPDSRHRGPHFAEIFSAARQNPGVNAADLLAVAHQASYPGIVRASALDLLLPVATPEIAEAVTDLLADPEPIVRAGALALQQPVPPTQRLPRIIPALSDPVKAVRIAAARLMIGAPIAHMPDQMAEAASRATTEWQQSLANKADFPETQLVLGGTALVLRNIPAAIAAFEEVTLLDPQMINAWVMQVRIKMAVGDMAGAQLSLQKALVANPSDPTLQSYRQQLSQQ, encoded by the coding sequence ATGTTGTTCACCCGATTGCTCGTCGCGCTCCTTGCCGTGCTCTGGTTCCAGAGCGCCAATGCAGCCGAAAACCTTTCTGCCGCTGTTCCGGACTATGCCGGAACAGCAACATGTACCGGTTGCCACAAGGCGGAAGCCGGCGCCTGGCGCGCTTCGCACCATTCCAAGGCATGGATGGAGCCCGGACCGGATACTGTCGACGCGAACTTCGACAATTCGCAGTTCACGCACAAGGGGCGCACCAACCGCTTCTTCACACGCGACGGCGACTATTTCATCGAGACGAGCGACGTTCCGGGTAAGACGCAAACATTCAAGGTGATCGGCGTCGACGGAATTGCTCCGCTGCAACAGTATCTTGTCGAAACGGAACCGGGACGGGTTCAGTCTTTCGACGTGGTCTGGGACCAGCAGAACAAGCGCTGGTATCACCTTTACGGAGACGATGCTCCACCGCCTGAAGACGGGCTGCACTGGACCGGACCTTACAAGAACTGGAACGCCCGCTGCGCCGAGTGCCACGCCACCGGCTTTGAAAAGAATTATGACCCCGCCACCAGGACCTACTCCAGCCGGCAGGCGGAAATCGGCGTCGGATGCGAAGCCTGTCACGGACCGGGGGCCGCCCATCTTGCCTGGGCGAAAGACCCGGAGACCTACGGCAAAAGCCCCTTCCCCGGAACCGGGCCGACCGGTCTTCTACCGGTGTTTGCAAAAGGCCAGCCGGAAGCGGAAATCCAGCAATGCGCAGGTTGTCATTCGCGCCGCGAAGCCTTTGAGGACGGCAATCCGGTGCCTGGTACACCGTTCCATGATGCCTACCGTTTATCGCCACTACGCGAAGGCCTTTATCACGCCGACGGGCAGATCCTTGACGAGGTCTATGTCTACGGCTCATTTCTGCAGTCAAAGATGTATGCCAAGGGCGTAAGCTGCAGCAATTGCCACGAGCCACACAGCGGAGAATTGCGCGCGGAAGGCAACGCCGTTTGCACACAATGCCACAGTTCCGCGGGCAACGAGGCGTTTCCGTCGCTGACGGGCAAGCTCTATGACGACCCTTCCCATCATTTCCATCAACCGGAGACGCCGGGCGCCGAGTGCAAATCCTGCCACATGATCGAGCGCGTCTATATGGGCATCGACGGGCGAAGAGATCATTCCTTCCGCGTTCCACGGCCGGATCTTTCTGAAAAGCTCGGCACGCCGAATGCCTGCAACGACTGCCACACCGACAAGTCTGCCGCCTGGGCGGCCGGAGAACTTGAAAAGCGGTTTCCGGACAGTCGTCACCGTGGGCCGCATTTTGCAGAGATCTTTTCGGCGGCACGGCAGAACCCGGGCGTGAACGCCGCGGACCTTCTGGCAGTCGCCCATCAGGCGAGCTACCCGGGCATCGTTCGGGCGAGCGCTCTGGACCTGCTGCTGCCTGTTGCGACTCCGGAGATCGCCGAGGCCGTCACCGACCTTCTGGCAGATCCGGAGCCAATCGTCCGCGCCGGAGCGCTGGCGTTACAGCAACCGGTTCCGCCAACCCAGCGGCTTCCGCGGATCATTCCTGCCTTGAGTGATCCGGTCAAAGCCGTCCGGATTGCAGCGGCCCGTCTCATGATCGGCGCTCCAATTGCCCATATGCCGGACCAAATGGCCGAGGCTGCGTCCAGAGCCACAACCGAATGGCAGCAGTCACTCGCGAACAAGGCGGATTTTCCGGAGACCCAGCTGGTACTTGGGGGAACCGCGCTCGTTCTTCGCAATATACCGGCAGCCATAGCAGCCTTTGAGGAAGTCACGCTGCTGGATCCGCAAATGATCAATGCCTGGGTAATGCAGGTACGCATCAAGATGGCAGTCGGTGACATGGCGGGAGCGCAGCTCAGTCTGCAAAAGGCCCTGGTTGCCAATCCTTCGGACCCGACATTGCAATCCTACAGGCAACAGCTTTCACAGCAATAA
- a CDS encoding transporter, translated as MTPAGAQDSDLAKKLSNPVASLISVPFQWNYDHGFGPADGNKITLNIQPVVPFSLNEDWNLISRTILPVVWQDDIAGNSGTQFGLSDTTQSFFFSPKEPTSGGIIWGLGPVLLLPTGTDDLLSTRKWGAGPTGVVLRQSGPWTYGGLVNHVWSYAGDDNRNDVNSTFLQPFLSYTTDDAWTFTLNSESTYDWTADEWSVPINAMVAKLVTIDKQPISFQAGVRYYAASSDNGPEGFGARAAVTFLFPK; from the coding sequence ATGACACCCGCAGGCGCTCAGGATTCGGATCTCGCAAAGAAGCTCTCCAACCCTGTGGCGTCGCTCATCAGCGTCCCGTTTCAATGGAACTACGATCACGGATTTGGCCCTGCCGACGGCAACAAGATCACGCTCAACATACAGCCCGTAGTGCCGTTCTCGCTCAACGAGGACTGGAATCTGATCTCTCGAACGATCCTGCCCGTTGTCTGGCAGGATGACATTGCCGGAAATTCAGGCACGCAGTTCGGTCTCAGCGACACGACGCAGAGCTTCTTCTTTTCGCCAAAGGAGCCGACGTCCGGTGGGATCATCTGGGGCCTTGGCCCGGTGTTGCTGCTTCCGACAGGTACCGACGACCTGTTGAGCACCCGCAAATGGGGTGCTGGTCCGACGGGCGTCGTGCTACGCCAGTCCGGCCCGTGGACCTATGGCGGGCTCGTCAATCACGTCTGGTCCTACGCGGGAGATGACAACCGTAACGACGTCAATTCGACCTTCCTGCAGCCATTCCTGTCCTACACAACCGACGACGCCTGGACTTTTACGCTGAACTCGGAAAGCACCTATGACTGGACGGCGGACGAATGGTCCGTGCCGATCAACGCCATGGTTGCCAAACTAGTGACCATCGACAAGCAACCCATCAGCTTTCAGGCAGGTGTTCGGTATTATGCGGCAAGTTCCGACAACGGCCCGGAAGGCTTCGGCGCACGGGCTGCAGTGACCTTTCTTTTCCCGAAATAG
- a CDS encoding DUF1330 domain-containing protein, with protein MTCYAIGHLREIEMGPDIVAYLEGIDATLAPFDGRFIIHGGEKHQLEGAFQGDLIVIAFPDRVRAEAWYASPAYRTILPLRLNKAVGEVFLIEGVDADHKATDVLS; from the coding sequence ATGACCTGTTACGCCATCGGCCATCTGCGCGAAATCGAAATGGGGCCCGACATCGTGGCCTATCTGGAAGGGATCGACGCAACGCTGGCACCCTTTGACGGCCGCTTCATCATCCATGGTGGCGAGAAACATCAGCTGGAAGGCGCGTTCCAGGGGGACCTCATCGTGATTGCCTTTCCTGACCGGGTACGGGCCGAGGCCTGGTATGCATCGCCGGCCTACCGGACGATCCTGCCACTGCGCCTGAACAAGGCGGTGGGCGAGGTGTTCCTGATCGAAGGTGTCGACGCGGATCACAAGGCAACGGATGTGCTTTCGTGA
- a CDS encoding helix-turn-helix domain-containing protein: protein MKRTAETAGDLLRQWRQHRRMSQLALASEADISQRHLSFLESGRSRPSRDMVMHLAEQLDVPLRERNAILVAAGHAPQYPQHGLDEPELAAATAVVRQILDGHLPHPALAVNRHWELQAANQAIFALLDGVAPHLLEAPVNVLRLSLHPDGLAPRILNLGEWHAHILARLAHEVDQSADPKLAALREELAEMAPDRSRKSRTEVPSQKGRIAVPLYLQGLNGTLSFLSTTTVFGTAVDVTLSEIAIEAFFPADEETARQMSALSAGSAGGRS from the coding sequence ATGAAACGAACAGCGGAAACAGCGGGTGACCTGCTGCGCCAGTGGCGACAACACCGGCGAATGAGCCAGCTTGCACTGGCCAGTGAAGCGGATATCTCTCAGCGCCACCTGAGTTTTCTGGAATCTGGACGGTCTCGTCCAAGCCGGGACATGGTGATGCATCTTGCCGAACAGCTGGATGTCCCCTTGCGTGAACGCAATGCCATTCTTGTTGCGGCAGGCCATGCCCCGCAATATCCGCAGCACGGGCTGGATGAGCCTGAACTTGCCGCGGCAACCGCTGTTGTCCGGCAGATCCTCGACGGACATTTGCCCCACCCTGCCCTTGCCGTGAACCGGCATTGGGAGCTGCAGGCCGCCAATCAGGCGATCTTTGCCCTGCTGGACGGCGTCGCGCCGCACCTGCTGGAAGCACCGGTAAATGTGCTTCGTCTCAGCCTGCACCCTGATGGTCTGGCCCCGCGCATCCTCAACCTCGGTGAATGGCACGCCCATATTCTTGCACGCCTCGCACATGAGGTAGATCAGTCCGCCGACCCGAAGCTTGCCGCGCTCAGGGAGGAACTCGCCGAGATGGCTCCGGACCGGTCGCGCAAATCACGGACCGAGGTACCGTCACAGAAAGGACGCATCGCCGTTCCGCTTTATCTGCAAGGCCTCAACGGAACCTTGAGCTTCCTGAGCACCACGACGGTGTTCGGCACGGCCGTGGATGTCACCTTGTCCGAAATCGCCATCGAGGCCTTCTTTCCCGCAGATGAGGAAACGGCAAGGCAGATGAGCGCCTTGAGCGCTGGAAGCGCGGGCGGCCGTTCCTGA
- a CDS encoding class I SAM-dependent methyltransferase produces MAQNIYDEPAFFEGYSQLPRSQFGLDGAPEWPAIRALLPEANGLHVADLGCGFGWFARWVRSAGAAHVLGFDLSEKMLARARDETEDDAIVYRTADLETLNLPQAAFDLVYSSLAFHYIEDFNRLAGEIFRSLKAGGSFVFSIEHPIFMAPVEPGWIELNGRKSWPVNQYLREGARETSWLADGVVKYHRTIGTTLNTLIAAGFTVDHVLEWFPGEEQIEAMPSLAEEMERPMILIVKARV; encoded by the coding sequence ATGGCACAAAACATCTATGACGAACCGGCCTTTTTTGAAGGTTACAGCCAGCTGCCCAGGTCGCAGTTCGGCCTTGACGGGGCTCCCGAATGGCCCGCTATCCGGGCACTGTTGCCCGAAGCAAATGGGCTGCACGTTGCCGATCTCGGCTGCGGGTTCGGCTGGTTTGCCCGCTGGGTCCGGAGCGCTGGTGCTGCGCATGTACTCGGTTTCGACCTGTCTGAAAAAATGCTCGCCCGTGCGCGGGACGAAACCGAAGACGATGCGATCGTTTACCGGACTGCTGACCTGGAAACCCTGAACCTGCCTCAAGCAGCCTTCGACCTGGTCTACAGCTCGCTCGCCTTTCACTATATCGAGGACTTCAACCGGCTGGCCGGAGAGATCTTCAGATCACTCAAGGCAGGAGGCAGTTTCGTCTTCAGCATCGAACACCCGATCTTCATGGCACCAGTAGAACCTGGATGGATCGAACTGAACGGCCGGAAGTCTTGGCCGGTCAACCAGTATCTTCGCGAAGGAGCACGGGAAACCAGTTGGCTGGCCGATGGCGTCGTCAAATACCACCGTACCATCGGCACCACGCTCAACACGCTGATCGCGGCAGGTTTCACGGTTGATCATGTACTGGAATGGTTCCCCGGCGAAGAGCAGATCGAAGCCATGCCATCGTTGGCGGAAGAGATGGAGCGCCCGATGATCCTGATCGTCAAGGCACGCGTTTGA
- a CDS encoding helix-turn-helix transcriptional regulator has translation MSTPDGHTTACHIEACLADLGTDRFAQTFVSFVETLGVDQIMVFAIENTQARCLLSWHFSRSVMAGKLAETYLDGWFFKDPLLPDLVALPPQSVTLSRLAEIEGRMSSDYRKLFFENPGMLAKTTLLAVGEKLRLFVSLYQSDPAAPLCDPDLARLAGRLALLHFEKASDTDLPPPLAALSERERSVCLGILSGRKAEAIAADLDVAPSTVITYRKRAYAKLGIASRAGLFAICGK, from the coding sequence ATGAGCACTCCGGACGGACACACCACTGCCTGTCATATTGAAGCCTGCCTCGCGGATCTGGGCACGGATCGGTTTGCCCAGACCTTTGTCTCGTTTGTCGAAACGCTCGGTGTCGACCAGATCATGGTTTTTGCAATCGAGAACACGCAGGCTCGATGTCTGCTGTCGTGGCACTTCAGCCGCTCCGTCATGGCCGGAAAACTTGCCGAGACCTATCTCGACGGTTGGTTTTTCAAGGATCCTCTGTTGCCTGATCTGGTGGCGTTACCGCCTCAGTCGGTGACCTTGAGCCGGCTCGCCGAGATCGAGGGCCGGATGAGCTCAGACTACCGGAAGCTCTTTTTCGAAAATCCCGGCATGCTGGCAAAGACGACATTGCTTGCGGTCGGAGAAAAACTGCGCCTTTTCGTCAGTCTCTATCAAAGCGATCCTGCCGCTCCCCTGTGTGATCCGGATCTTGCACGCCTTGCAGGCCGTCTGGCTCTGCTCCATTTCGAAAAGGCATCGGACACGGATCTGCCACCGCCTTTGGCGGCGCTCAGCGAGCGGGAGCGTTCGGTGTGTCTGGGCATCCTGTCAGGTCGCAAGGCGGAGGCGATTGCAGCAGATCTCGACGTCGCTCCCTCGACAGTCATCACATACCGCAAACGCGCCTACGCAAAGCTTGGCATTGCCTCCAGAGCCGGCCTCTTCGCAATCTGCGGGAAGTAG
- a CDS encoding FAD-dependent monooxygenase, whose amino-acid sequence MRPAGRAETDSLYFTYPHFEAPTDRAHLTRSARVAIAGAGPVGMTAALALAREGIACVLVDAKSTFNDGSRAICIARQSYHILDRLGAVEPFLEKSLGWTTGRSFYRGRQILEFEMPDSPREKYRPMYNLEQQYIEQYLWDAIQREPLIETRWQSRVCGLEDLEQGVRLTIEDPHRTYQMTCDWLLAADGARSTVRSLRGLRLKGENFEGRYVIADVQMEHDYPTIRRALFDPDCRRGGTILVHKQPDNIWRIDYQLRDGEDEAEAIREDTVRASVAAVLTEIGYDGNWDLEWWSIYSANTLALDDYRDGRVFFIGDSAHIVPIFGVRGLNNGLADAHNIAWKLAWVLNGKAGPDLLDSYTPERRGATLDVFRNASKSARFMTPPTAGWQLMRDAALNLSLSHSFAGELANPRQMTPYTYADSPVVTPDDENFEGGPKPGAVLPNARVGDGFLSDLLGDGFSLIAFSKEVADRLADLDFTRVVLQPGSEAAEVLAASACSAYLVRPDMHIAARWQTASTEAIRQALELAVAGGKA is encoded by the coding sequence ATGAGGCCAGCCGGACGTGCCGAAACGGACTCGCTCTATTTCACCTATCCGCATTTCGAAGCGCCGACGGACCGTGCGCATCTGACCCGGTCTGCACGTGTTGCCATTGCCGGAGCGGGGCCGGTCGGCATGACTGCCGCGCTGGCACTTGCCCGAGAAGGAATTGCTTGCGTCCTGGTGGACGCGAAGTCCACCTTCAACGACGGCAGCCGCGCGATCTGTATCGCCCGACAGAGCTACCACATTCTCGACCGGCTTGGCGCAGTCGAGCCCTTTCTGGAAAAATCACTCGGCTGGACCACAGGCCGCAGCTTCTATCGCGGCAGGCAGATCCTCGAATTTGAAATGCCGGACAGTCCGCGCGAGAAATACCGGCCGATGTACAACCTCGAACAGCAATATATCGAGCAGTACCTGTGGGATGCGATCCAGCGGGAGCCGCTGATCGAAACGAGATGGCAAAGCCGTGTCTGCGGTCTGGAAGATCTTGAGCAGGGTGTGCGACTGACAATCGAGGATCCGCATCGCACTTACCAGATGACCTGTGACTGGTTGCTGGCGGCGGATGGTGCTCGCAGCACCGTCCGGAGCTTGCGCGGTCTGCGGCTCAAGGGCGAGAATTTTGAAGGCCGCTACGTGATTGCCGACGTCCAGATGGAGCATGATTACCCGACGATCCGACGCGCCCTGTTCGATCCGGATTGTCGCCGGGGCGGAACGATCCTTGTTCACAAGCAGCCCGACAATATCTGGCGCATCGACTATCAGCTTCGCGATGGCGAGGACGAAGCCGAAGCCATCCGCGAGGACACCGTGCGTGCCTCAGTGGCCGCCGTTCTGACGGAAATCGGTTATGACGGGAACTGGGACCTGGAATGGTGGAGCATCTATTCGGCCAACACCCTGGCACTGGATGACTACCGCGACGGCCGGGTGTTTTTCATCGGCGACAGCGCGCACATCGTGCCGATCTTTGGCGTACGTGGCCTCAACAACGGTCTCGCCGACGCCCACAACATTGCCTGGAAACTCGCCTGGGTACTGAACGGAAAGGCCGGTCCGGATCTCCTCGACAGCTACACGCCCGAGCGACGTGGGGCGACGCTGGATGTGTTTCGGAACGCCTCCAAGTCCGCCCGTTTCATGACACCTCCGACGGCAGGTTGGCAATTGATGCGCGACGCAGCTCTCAATCTTTCGCTCAGCCACTCCTTTGCAGGAGAGCTCGCCAACCCGCGCCAGATGACACCCTACACTTATGCCGACAGCCCGGTTGTTACCCCGGACGACGAAAACTTCGAAGGTGGGCCAAAACCCGGCGCTGTCTTGCCGAACGCGCGCGTTGGTGACGGGTTCCTGTCCGACTTGCTCGGTGACGGGTTCTCGCTGATCGCCTTCAGTAAAGAGGTGGCGGATCGTCTCGCCGACCTGGATTTTACCCGGGTCGTGCTGCAGCCGGGCTCGGAAGCAGCTGAAGTGCTCGCGGCTTCCGCCTGCAGTGCCTATCTTGTCCGGCCCGACATGCACATTGCAGCGCGCTGGCAAACCGCTTCAACAGAGGCAATCCGCCAAGCTCTCGAGCTTGCAGTCGCTGGAGGAAAAGCATGA
- a CDS encoding RidA family protein, translating to MSDIKRLEVGPRMSQAVIHGGLVYLAGQVGNPGDTVTNQTQTILERIDALLEQAGSNKSRILQTTIWMDDMKDFAEMNKVWDAWVDPANPPARATGEAKLAAPEYKVEIIVIAALA from the coding sequence ATGTCCGACATCAAACGGCTGGAAGTTGGCCCGCGCATGAGCCAGGCTGTTATCCACGGCGGTCTCGTCTATCTTGCCGGTCAGGTCGGCAATCCAGGCGACACCGTTACCAACCAGACACAGACGATCCTGGAGCGCATCGATGCCCTTCTGGAGCAGGCTGGCAGCAACAAGAGCCGCATTCTCCAGACCACTATCTGGATGGACGACATGAAGGACTTTGCCGAGATGAACAAGGTCTGGGACGCCTGGGTCGATCCGGCAAACCCGCCGGCACGCGCTACCGGTGAAGCCAAACTGGCAGCCCCGGAATACAAGGTCGAGATCATCGTCATCGCGGCACTCGCTTAA
- a CDS encoding NAD(P)/FAD-dependent oxidoreductase, with product MIETSDFLIIGGGIAGTGAAARLAPDAKVTVLEMEDALGRHATGRSAAIFIRNYGNATLRALNAASEPVLKNPEGISEESLLSPRGEMLIATEDELEAFRTYLEGADGMEVLTAEEAVALFPLLRKETIAAAAIEQDAQDIDVDRLLQGFARLARKAGARFVTEAPAQRILRSGGQWRVETPKGAFEAPVLINAAGAWADQIAGLAGVRKVGLVPMRRSAAIVPPPDGIDVTKWPLVASASEQWYAKPDAGKFMVSPADEDPVEPHDAWADDMVLAEGLHRFEQAVTMPVTRVERNWAGLRSFVADRTPVVGFAPDAEGFFWLAGQGGYGVQTAPALSRLVADLCLKRPSELPEKVVAALDPARLF from the coding sequence ATGATCGAGACATCGGATTTTCTGATCATCGGCGGCGGCATAGCCGGCACCGGGGCCGCGGCACGGCTTGCACCGGACGCAAAGGTCACCGTGCTGGAAATGGAAGATGCGCTTGGCCGACACGCGACCGGTCGCTCCGCCGCCATCTTCATCCGCAACTACGGCAATGCCACCTTACGGGCCTTGAATGCAGCTTCGGAGCCGGTTCTGAAGAACCCGGAAGGGATATCGGAGGAAAGCCTGCTGTCGCCCCGTGGTGAAATGCTCATCGCGACGGAGGACGAACTGGAGGCATTCCGCACATATCTTGAGGGTGCGGACGGCATGGAAGTCCTGACGGCGGAAGAAGCTGTCGCCCTGTTTCCACTGCTTCGCAAGGAAACGATTGCCGCTGCTGCCATCGAGCAGGACGCACAGGATATCGACGTCGACAGATTGTTGCAGGGCTTTGCCCGGCTTGCACGAAAGGCCGGGGCGCGGTTCGTCACGGAAGCGCCCGCGCAGCGCATTCTCAGAAGCGGCGGGCAGTGGCGTGTCGAGACGCCCAAGGGGGCCTTCGAAGCGCCGGTCCTCATCAATGCAGCCGGGGCCTGGGCGGATCAGATCGCGGGTCTGGCAGGCGTTCGCAAGGTCGGCCTGGTGCCCATGCGCCGCTCGGCGGCCATCGTGCCGCCGCCAGATGGTATCGATGTCACGAAATGGCCGCTCGTCGCCAGCGCGTCGGAGCAATGGTATGCCAAGCCGGATGCCGGCAAGTTCATGGTTTCGCCTGCCGATGAAGACCCGGTTGAGCCGCACGATGCCTGGGCAGATGACATGGTTCTGGCTGAAGGTCTGCACCGGTTCGAGCAGGCCGTGACGATGCCCGTCACGCGCGTCGAGCGGAATTGGGCAGGCCTGCGCAGCTTCGTTGCGGACCGCACGCCTGTGGTTGGATTTGCACCGGATGCGGAAGGGTTTTTCTGGCTTGCCGGTCAGGGCGGCTACGGCGTACAAACGGCCCCAGCGCTCTCCCGGCTCGTTGCGGATCTTTGTCTCAAGCGTCCGAGCGAACTGCCCGAGAAGGTAGTGGCTGCTCTCGATCCCGCCCGCTTGTTCTGA
- a CDS encoding histone deacetylase family protein translates to MKAIFDDRQWVHDPKHFMANGTRLANPEQPKRIEVLTEGAKEAGCRFEAPEDHGLGPIAALHSAEYLVFLQTIHERWSRIEGASDEVIPNIHPDRRTASYPRSAVGQAGFHQADTSCPIAAGTWEAAYWSAQSAVHGADLMAAGEQAAYVLSRPPGHHAFADLAGGFCFLNNSGIAAERLLKAGKRPAILDIDVHHGNGTQGIFYERGDVLTVSLHADPVRFYPFFWGHGHERGEGAGRGCNLNLPLARGTGDDEYLKPLETAFDHIRAFGTDILVVALGLDAYEKDPLKGLAITTPGFGRIGAAIAKLGLPVLFVQEGGYLSEELGQNLSSFLKGFQDA, encoded by the coding sequence ATGAAAGCCATTTTTGACGACCGCCAATGGGTGCACGATCCCAAGCATTTCATGGCGAACGGCACCAGGCTGGCCAATCCGGAACAGCCGAAGCGCATCGAGGTCCTGACCGAAGGTGCCAAGGAAGCAGGGTGCCGCTTCGAAGCGCCGGAAGATCATGGCCTCGGCCCGATTGCGGCTCTCCACTCTGCGGAATACCTCGTTTTTCTTCAGACCATCCATGAACGCTGGAGCCGGATCGAGGGAGCATCCGACGAGGTCATTCCGAACATTCATCCGGACCGGCGCACGGCAAGTTATCCGCGCTCCGCAGTCGGTCAGGCCGGGTTCCATCAGGCCGATACCAGTTGTCCAATCGCAGCCGGTACCTGGGAAGCGGCCTATTGGTCTGCCCAAAGTGCGGTCCACGGCGCGGACTTAATGGCGGCCGGGGAACAGGCCGCCTATGTGCTGTCGCGCCCTCCCGGTCACCATGCATTCGCCGATCTGGCGGGCGGCTTCTGTTTTCTCAACAACTCCGGCATTGCGGCCGAAAGGCTTCTGAAGGCAGGCAAGCGTCCGGCGATCCTCGACATCGACGTCCACCACGGCAATGGCACGCAAGGCATCTTCTATGAGCGCGGTGACGTTCTCACCGTTTCGCTGCATGCCGATCCGGTGCGGTTCTATCCGTTCTTCTGGGGCCACGGCCATGAGCGCGGCGAGGGCGCAGGACGGGGCTGTAATCTCAACCTGCCCCTGGCACGCGGCACCGGGGATGACGAGTACCTGAAACCCCTGGAAACGGCCTTCGACCACATTCGGGCATTCGGTACCGATATTCTGGTTGTTGCCCTGGGGCTCGATGCTTATGAAAAAGATCCTCTCAAGGGGCTCGCCATCACCACACCCGGGTTCGGACGGATTGGTGCCGCCATCGCGAAGCTCGGCCTGCCGGTGCTGTTCGTGCAGGAAGGCGGTTACCTGTCGGAAGAACTCGGCCAGAACCTCAGCAGTTTCCTGAAAGGGTTCCAGGACGCATGA